The Sinomicrobium kalidii region CCACCTGCGTCCGGGCATAGGAGGTCTGGGCCCGTTGGGCAAAAATATCCAGGATGAGGCTGGTACGGTCCAGTATCTTGCAGCGAAGTATTTTCTCTATGTTCTTTTGCTGGGCCGGGGAAAGCTCGTCGTCAAAGATCACCGTGCCTATTTCGTGTGTTTTTACAAAGGCTGCAACATCTTCCATTTTTCCCTTGCCGATAAAGGTCTTCGGATTGGGGATGTCTATTTTTTGTGTAAAACGTTTCACAACTTCACCCCCGGCAGTATAGCTAAGGAATTCCAGTTCATCCAGGTATTCGTTAGACTTCTCCTCATCCTGCTCCTGGTTTATCACACCAATGAGCACTACTTTTTCATAATTTAAGGTCTTTTTTTCCAGCATAAAATTTAATCAACAATAAACTACCGGCTGTTTTTAATGATTTTTTGTTTTTTTGACCATTCCCCGTTTCCTCAAACCGATAGTAACAAAATGTATACGTGGGATTTAATGGAATACAAAGGTACATAATTCCGTTCTTTTCGAGGGCTGTTGTTTACGGATTTGAACGCTGTGGCCGGAAAAAAAAGCGGACTTTATTTCTTCAGTCTTACAAAATCATTTCCGTCCCGGCTGTATAATTGTTACTTTTAGTTTTTAAAATATGTCCGTACCTTATGTTTTTTAAAAAGAAACCGGCCCAAGACCTTTATACTGTAGGCTTTTACAACCTCGAAAACCTGTTCGATATCCGCAATGATCCGGAAACCCTCGATGACGATTTTACACCGGAGAGTGTTTTGCGCTGGACGAAAAAACGGTATCGCAATAAGCTGTTCAAACTGGGGAGGGCAATATCCGATATCGGGTATAAAACGAGCCGGAGACCTCCCGTGCTGGTAGGTCTTGCCGAAGTGGAAAACCGGCAGGTTATCGAGGCACTGCTGGAATCGCGTCGTCTGAAGGACAAAGGGTACAAACTGGTACATTACGATTCCCCGGATGAGCGGGGGATAGACACGGCTTTGATCTACCAGTCCCGCCATTTTGAAGTGACCGCTTCCGAAGCCGTGCCCCTGCTGGTAGACAATCCGGATGGCCAGCGCGATTATACCCGCGACATACTTCACGTTACCGGTTTGCTGAACAACCAGCGTATCCATTTGCTGGTAAACCACTGGCCTTCGCGCAGGGACGGGGATGAAGATACAGCCTATAAGCGTGTTGCCGCCGCCGGAGTGGTACACGAAATCATGGATAAGGTGAAACGGGAAGAAGAAGCCCCCGCCTTTATCATTATGGGGGATTTTAACGACAACCCGTTTTCTAAAAGTGTGAAAGAACACCTGTTATCTCCCGACCTGTACAACCCGATGGAACGATTGCATTCCCATGACAGGGGGAGTGCCAATTACAATTTTAAATGGAGTTTATTTGACCAGATATTGTTCTCCCGTGATTTCTTTGTGGAAAAGAAAGGGACCCATAGTTTTGCCCATGCAGATATTTTCGACAAACGGTTTCTCAGGGAATGGTCGGGGAAGTTTAAAGGAACGCCTTTCCGCACCTATGCAGGGAGGAGGTATTTCGGGGGGTATAGCGATCATTTCCCGGTATATGTGCAGCTGAAACTAAATGTGTAGGATGGCATCTTCGGGCAGGATGTCCTCTCCCCGGAACCGTAAAAACACCTGTGCCGTGGCTACCACATCCTTTTCACAGTACGTTATTATCTTGTCAATGTCTTTTTCCTCGTAGAAAACGTCCCTTACCTGGCTGCCGTCAATATCGTCTTTGGGCGAGGGGACATTGAGAATATTGGTCAGGAGTTTCAGGGAAGTAAAGTGTTTGTAGTCACCGAATTTCCACAGTTCCATTGTGTCCAGGTGCGGCACTTCCCAGGGTTTTTTACCGAAAAGGTTCAGTTTGAAGGGAATTTGTATGCTGTGGATGATCATACGGCGGGCAATATACGGAAAGTCGAATTCTTTTCCGTTGTGTGCACACAGAAGGTGATAAGGCTGGCTGAAATGTCCTTCCAGCAGGTTTTTGAATTCGGTAAGCAGTTTTTGCTCTTCGCCGTAAAAGGAAGTGGTACGGAACTGTCTGTCATTTCCTTTGGAATAAAAATACCCTACGGAAATACATATTATTTTCCCGAATTCCGCCCAGATCCCTGCCCTGTCATAAAATTCTTCCGGACTGTAATCGTCCTTTCGCTGGTAGGCTGTTTTTTGTTCCCAGAGGTCCTGTTCTTCACTTGTCAACCGGCTGAAATTTTCCTTTTGGGGAACAGTTTCGATATCCAGAAAAAGAATATTTTCGATGTTGATCTTTTGTAACATGTTATGTTTGGTTTAACATTGTAAAGGCTTCATCAATATAGGTATAAAAGTCACTGCTGTGCGGATCATCCCCGGTGCGTTTGGCTTTGCGATGGCCGAGCCGGACAATAATAAGATCGTCTTCCGGGATTACAATAACATATTGCCCGAGATGCCCGCGCATGTAAAAAATATCCTTGTTTTTGTAATTGCTGAGCCAAAAACCGTAACCGTATTGCGGAGTGTCCGGGAATCGCGGTGTTACAGATCTGGCAATAAAAGCGGAGTCGAGCAATTGTTTTCCGTTCCATTTGCCGTGGTCCTTATACAATTTTCCGAAGCGGGCAAAATCCCTGGCATTGCCGGCCACACAGCAATAGGCTTTTTCCATGCCGTATTTTTCGCTGTCCAGTTGCCATAAGGCATTGTTTTCAGCTCCCAGGGGTTTCCAGAAATTATCGGAAAGGTAGGCAGACAGTGTTTGCCCGGTGGCTTTTTCCAGTACCATGGCCAGCAGTTCCGTGTTGCCGCTCAGGTATTTGTAGGATTGTCCCGGTTCTTCCACTACTTTCAGCCCGAGGATAATATCGCGAAGGTTGTCGTCAAAATAGGCCCTGGTGGTAATGGAGAACGGACTGTAATACGATTCGTCCCAGTTGAGTCCGCTTGACATGGATGAGAGGTCGCCTACCGTTAAACGGGCAGCCATGCCTTCGGAAAATTCAGGAAAAAAATCACTTACCGGCTGGTCCAGGCTTTTTATTTTACCTTCCGTAATGGCTTTACCCAGCATCGCCGAAACCATGCTTTTGGCCATGGAAAAAGAGTTGCTTTTGGAGTTTTTGTCATAACTCTCGTAATATTGCTCATACCATATGCTGTCATTTTTGATAATTGCAAAAGCAACGGTACCCATTTCTTTGTGGAGGGCCTGTAGCTTTTCGGTGGGGTCAACTTTGTTGTAATCCCGGTGCAGAGGCCAGGGTTGCGGATCACCTTTTTCGATAATACGATTGTCAAAAACAGTGTAGTCGTTCAGGTAAGCTGTGGTATGCCCCGTACCGTAAACATTGATAACGGCCTTGATGAGATAATCGTAATTAAACAGGTACAGAGAAACGATGAGCAGGATAACAAGGGCGATGAGCCATTTGAAAAATATCTTGAGGAATTTCATGAGGACAGGTTGATTTAACGGAATTAAAGATAATAAATTATCTGCTCCTTTTGGGGAAACCGGAGTTTTGTTAAATTCAGAAAAGGGACTGCTGCTTATACGGACTTTCGTGCTCCAGCAACCATTTTTTTCGCCATATCCCGGCCCCGTAGCCCGTCATTGAACCGTCACTTCCTATAACACGGTGGCACGGCACAATGACCCAGAGCGGATTTTTCCCATTAGCCCCCGCTACGGCACGGATAGCCTTTACGTCGCCCAGCTTTTTGGAGAGTTCCAGGTACGACGTGGTTTTCCCGTAGGGGATTTTCAAAAGTTCGTCCCATACGCGTTTCTGAAAATCCGACCCTTCGGGGTTCAGTTTCAGGTCAAATTCCTGCCGTTTTCCTTCGAAATATTCCCTTAGTTGATAAGCACAGTCTTCCAGTACTTCAGGGATAACTTCGTCATAGGTGATATCTTCCGTATTGAGGGCGGAAACGGAAGCAATACCGTTTTCATCTCCCCGTATCCGGGCAGGGCCAAGAGGTGTTTTGATGTGTACGGTCATCATGGTTCCTCGTCTTTGTCGTTAATGATACCCAATCGCTTGGCGCGTAACTGCCAGTTCCTCCTGGCCAGTACCTGAAGATTTTCCACGTTGTCGCTTTCATCCACGATCTCCAGGCCCAGCAGGGTTTCGATAACGTCTTCCATGGTTACCAGTCCGCTTACGGAGCCGTATTCGTCCACGATCAGGGCAATGTGGTCCCGCTGTACGATAAAACTCTCAAAAAGCTTTGGAATAGGCAGGCTTCGCTGGATGACAAGAATGTTACGCCTGATATCGGCCAGTTTCATGTTACCATTACCGTTGATGATCTCTTCCATGACCTCGTCCTTCAGGATAAACCCGGTAATGTTGTCGGGGTTGCCTTTATAAATAGGTATCCTGGAAAACCGGAGTTTCGGGTTGTTCTTAAAAAACTCCTCTATCGTAAGGTCTTCGGAAGCCGTTTTGATCACGGTTCTCGGGGTCATGATATCCTTGGCCTGTACTTCGTCAAACTGCAAAAGGTTTTTGATGACCTTGCTCTCGCTTTCGTCAAAAACGCCTTCTTTTTCGGCAATGTCGGTCATCGCCGAAAAATCTTCCCTGCTGAAAACCGATTCATGTGTATGCTTTCCGCCTATGAGCCTTGTAGCAAGGCGAAGTGTCCACAGGATGCCGGTGTAATGCAATGGGAATATAATGATATTGAGGGCTTTGGAGGTAAAGTTTGCCAGTTGTTTCCAGAATGTAGCCCCTATGGTTTTCGGAATGATCTCCGATACTACCAGGATCAGCACGGTCATTATTGCCGAAACAATTCCCACGGCATTGTTACCGCTGCCGAATGTTTTCTCCGCCTGTACCCCTACCAGGATGGCTCCTACCGTGTGGGCCACGGTATTCAGGGTGAGGATGGCTATCAGCGGTTTGTCCACGTCGTTTTTAAGAGCCTCCAGATTATTTGCATAGCTTTTTCCTTCCTGTTTTTTCAGATTTATAAAAGTGGGGTTAACACTTAGTAAAACAGCCTCCAGTACGGAACACAGGAAGGAAAAAAATATGGATATGGTGGCGTAGAAAATTAATAAGGCCATTTGTTCTTCTTGGTTTTAACAAATGCTAATTTAGGAAATTAAAACCGGTTTGGAAGTGATATGGCAAAAGGGAAAGGAAAAAACTGCCCGGAATACTTCCGGACAGCTTTTATACAAGGTATTTATGAAAGCTGTGTATTCAGGAACCGTACGAAACGGTCGGTTTCGTATAAAATGGCTTCTGCTTCCAGCGGGTTTTCATAAGAATCGTCGTATACGCTGATCTGGAGGGGTTTTCCCTGGCTTTTTTTATGGAAACTAATGGAAATGTCCCGGAGAATGGTTTTGTAATTGTCGTTCCTATACCCGGATTTTTGCAGTATACAGGAGTCGAAATCCCGAAGGTCTATAATGTCGAAACGCTTTTGTTTCGTGTGATAATTCAGCAGTTTTTTTTCACTATTATCCAGGACAAACACCTGGGAACCTATGGCTTCCCTGCTCAGGTTTTTGATGTTGTGCTCGGCACAGATCTTATTGATATTCGCGTTCAGCTTTTTCTTTTTCCTGTTTTCCTTGGTCAGGATATAAATCACGGGGGCCATGAAGACCAACAGGAATGCAAGCCCCATTTCAAGAGATATGAAATCCATTTCTATGTTTTTTTAATTGAATTTATGATACGGTGTATTTCCTTTTAATGTTATTGACATTCAGGTTAATACTGGTCAGGAAGGAAGAAGTGCGTATCAATAAAAAAAGTGAAATGGAAATAGTAATTGCGCTATACGGTGTTTGAGGTCTTTGGGTTTTCCGGTGTGAAATGCTTCGAAAATACGGAGGGGGAGGCACGGTAATCCGTAATAGGTAAACTGTGGTACGGGCAACCCGTAAGACAGGTTTTTGATATCACCCCCTAAAAGGGTGCGTGACAATTCTTCCTCTGCCAGCAGACCGGATGGAGCTGTAGCTTTGGCAATGCTGTAGGAGGTATAGTTTCCGGCCTTTGCCTTAACAGTTGCAATTTCGGAAGCCGTTCCCCACAGGGCACATAGCCATAATAAAACAAAGGCGAGAGAAACGTATATTTTGTACCGTTGTTTTTTCACGCTGCAAAATTACGCTGAATACCGCGGAGCAAAAGCCAAATCGAAGTTAAAATTTTAAGTAATTTGTACGAAAAATCCAGGGTAAGAAGGGATTTTGGACTTTTGGCGTATTCTTTTTGTTTTTCATAAGGTGTTTTTACTATTTTTATTCGCCATACCCCAACGGGCATTTTTCATGAAAAAAAGAAAACATCTTCCCTATTGTCTTAATTGTCGGACCGAATTGACTGAAAAGGACAACTATTGTCCGGTATGCGGTCAGGAAAACCTGGACCGGAAAGTACCACTGGGTATATTTATGGCCGACTTTTTTTCCAATTATTTAAGTTTTGATTCTACCTTTTTCAGGACGGTTCCGGTCTTTTTGTTCAGGCCGGGGAAGCTGACAAATACGTATAACGAGGGAAAAAGAAGGGCATATCTGAATCCCATTCGCCTGTACCTGGTGATGTCCCTGTTCTATTTCTTTGCAGTGAGCCTTATTGTGCCCCGCAACTTTTTTGATCAGGTCATGGCCGGAGATTATATGGGGGCATTTTTAGATGAATCCATGCAACAGTCTGAAATAAGAAATTCGTTGAGTGCGCAGGAACAAATGGAGCTGGATAGTGTGATACGGCTTACAAAAGAAAACAACCTCAATATTGTATATAATTTGGATAGCATAACAGGAAAAATGGCTGATACGGCTTCAGGCAAATTGGGCTGGAAAGAATTGAAGCTAATGGCACAGGACCCGTTGGTATCCGATAGCACTTTTGCCGGTGTTATGAAGAAGAACGAACTGAAAGTATTTGATTTCCTGGACATGAAACAGCAGCGGAATTTCGTGGCGAATTCCAATTTGTTCATGGTGGGCTTTGCACGGAACCTGCCTGTAATGATGCTTTTTCTGCTGCCCTTTTTTGCACTGATCCTGAAGCTGCTGTATATACGCAGACCGTGGTATTATGTGGAACATCTTATCCACGGCCTGCATGTACATTGTTTTGCCTATCTCATTTACGGCATCGCGATTGTCCTGATCTATTTTAAACTGGGAAATGCCTGGTGGATAGGTACGATCTCGTTTTTAGCGGTGTCTCTTTATACCTTTGTGTCTGTGTTAAAGGTATACCGGCAGGGATGGTTTAAGGCGCTCATAAAGTTCAATATACTGGGATTTACCTATTTTTTTCTTTTCTGGATAGCCCTGATTTATGAACTGTATATTTCCCTGTTGGTCCTGTGACAACCTTTTCGATGGTCATCCGAAATGACAAAACCGGGTTATCTGTTTAACAATTTGACCGCATCTTTGGCAAAATATGAGGCTATGATGTCGGCCCCGGCGCGTTTTATGGCAGTAAGTTGTTCCAGTATCACGGCGTCGTGGTCCAGCCAGCCTTTTTCGGCTGCGGCCTTTATCATGGCATACTCACCGCTCACCTGATAGACTGCCACAGGGACATCGAATTCATTTTTAATATCTCTTACAATGTCGAGATAGCAGAGTCCGGGCTTCACCATGACGATATCGGCGCCTTCGTCAATGTCCATTTCGGTTTCACGAAGTGCTTCTATGCGGTTACCGTAATCCATCTGGTAGGTCTTTTTGTTTTTGGGAACATCTTTCCGGTCTACAGGGGCGGAATCGAGAGCATCCCGGAATGGCCCGTAAAAAGCGGAGGCATATTTGGCGCTGTAACTCATAATGCCGGTGTCGGTATACCCTTCTTCTTCCAGGGCTTCACGGATGGAGAGAATACGCCCGTCCATCATATCGCTGGGGGCTACAAAATCGGCCCCGGCCTGTGCATGGGAAAGGCTCATTTCGGTAAGGGCGTCTACCGATTCATCGTTCAGGATACGTCCGTTTTCCACGATGCCGTCATGCCCGCAGGACGAATAGGGGTCCAGGGCCACATCGGTCATCACCAGCATTTCCGGAACCGTGTCCTTTACGGTTTTTATGGCTCGCTGCATGAGACCGTCGGGATTGACAGCTTCCGAACCTTTATTGTCTTTCAGGTTTTCGGGAACCTTTACAAAGAGCAGGACGGATTTTAAGCCCAGTTTCCATAATTCCCTGATCTCTTGCTCCAACAGGTCAAGGCTATAACGGTAATAACCGGGCATGGAGGCGATCTCTTCCTTTACGTTGCTGCCTTCGGTTACAAAGAGGGGTGCCAGAAAATCGTTGGGTGTAATGATGGTTTCGCGTACTAACGAGCGAATGCTTTCATTGGTTCGGAGGCGTCTATTGCGTTTTAGAGGATACATATGTTAGGGTTTTGTGTTTATTTTACTATTGATCTTATCAGCTTTGGCAACTAACTTTTTTGGTGCTTTAAACCGATAACCGATAAAGACCTGAAAAAAAGGAATACGGTCATTTACACGGGTTGAATGCTCTGTACTGTGATTTAAAAACAGGTAACTGTAATGGGCTCCCAGATAGATATTGGACAGGTCATAAGTCAATGTGCCTTTAAGGTTTAATTCCGTTAAGAGTGACGTTGTTGATTTCTCGTTGGAATTTGAATAGTTCAAACCGATACCGGCTGAGATACCGGCCAATAGTAACAGGTTTTTTGCCGGCACCATATTGTAATAATAAGCAGGTGAAAGTGCTATGTCAAACAAATACATATCGTCGTTGAGCGAATCCATATTGAGATCCAGCTTGGTGTAATAATATACAATTCCGGGAATGAAACTCCCGGCATTTTGCAGTTGTTTTTCATTTTGGGAAGCTATGGCCCTGAATGAAAACTTATCGTTTAAAATATAAGATGTGGAACCACCGATTTTAAAGGATTTTATTTTCGGGTAATAGAGACTGTTATTTTCATATGCAATAAAAAAACCTTTCTCCTGATACAGATCCAGGGTCTGCATCCATTTACCAAAATAAGTTCTCAGGTTCAGGCTGAATAATTTTGAATCGTTGTTGTCTTTATTCTCGGCGAGGAAATCCGGTGCGATGGAATAAGAGATTGAGATAGCCCTGAAAGATACCGAAGCACCGATACGGTCTTGTTTGTTGGGAATCAGTTTAACATCTCCGGAACTCTTGTCATTTAAATTAAAGGAATTTGAAGTGTTCACATAAAACAAACGCGCTGTTATTCTGTTGGGAAACGATTCGATGTAGTCATCCCTTTCGTCATAAATAATGGCTCCTGTAGTCTCCTGGGCATTCGTTGAAATGCTGAAAAAAAGAATAAAAAGGATTAAAGATGATGGTTTCATACCCAGGATTTAGGTGCTTTGAGAACATGGAGTAATTTCTCTTCCTCACTCCCTTTTTCGGGATGATGGTCATATACCCATTGCACACGGGGCGGGAGGCTCATTAAAATGCTTTCTATGCGTCCGTTGGTCTTCAGGCCGAATAAGGTCCCTTTATCGTGTACAAGGTTGAACTCCACATACCTGCCCCGCCGGATTTCCTGCCAGTTACGGTGTTCTTCGGAGTACGGAAGATCTTTTCTTCGCAATACAATGGGAAGGTAAGCCTCCAGGAAACTGTTGCCCACTTCGGTAACAAAACCGTACCAGTCTTCCACAGCCATTTTTTCGGACGGTTTGCAGTAATCAAAAAAAAGACCGCCTACGCCGCGGGCTTCATTCCTGTGGGTATTCCAGAAATAATTGTCGCATTTCTTTTTGAAATCATTATAAAAGGAAGGGTCGTGTTTGTCACAGGCCGATTTACAGACCTGGTGAAAATGTCCGGCATCCTCATCGAAAAGGTAATAGGGCGTGAGGTCCTGTCCGCCGCCAAACCAGCAGTCGGCAACATTGCCGTCTTTGTCGTACATTTCAAAATACCGCCAGTTGGCATGTACAGTGGG contains the following coding sequences:
- a CDS encoding DUF4421 domain-containing protein, with protein sequence MKPSSLILFILFFSISTNAQETTGAIIYDERDDYIESFPNRITARLFYVNTSNSFNLNDKSSGDVKLIPNKQDRIGASVSFRAISISYSIAPDFLAENKDNNDSKLFSLNLRTYFGKWMQTLDLYQEKGFFIAYENNSLYYPKIKSFKIGGSTSYILNDKFSFRAIASQNEKQLQNAGSFIPGIVYYYTKLDLNMDSLNDDMYLFDIALSPAYYYNMVPAKNLLLLAGISAGIGLNYSNSNEKSTTSLLTELNLKGTLTYDLSNIYLGAHYSYLFLNHSTEHSTRVNDRIPFFQVFIGYRFKAPKKLVAKADKINSKINTKP
- a CDS encoding 3'-5' exonuclease, with the translated sequence MLQKINIENILFLDIETVPQKENFSRLTSEEQDLWEQKTAYQRKDDYSPEEFYDRAGIWAEFGKIICISVGYFYSKGNDRQFRTTSFYGEEQKLLTEFKNLLEGHFSQPYHLLCAHNGKEFDFPYIARRMIIHSIQIPFKLNLFGKKPWEVPHLDTMELWKFGDYKHFTSLKLLTNILNVPSPKDDIDGSQVRDVFYEEKDIDKIITYCEKDVVATAQVFLRFRGEDILPEDAILHI
- a CDS encoding serine hydrolase domain-containing protein; translation: MKFLKIFFKWLIALVILLIVSLYLFNYDYLIKAVINVYGTGHTTAYLNDYTVFDNRIIEKGDPQPWPLHRDYNKVDPTEKLQALHKEMGTVAFAIIKNDSIWYEQYYESYDKNSKSNSFSMAKSMVSAMLGKAITEGKIKSLDQPVSDFFPEFSEGMAARLTVGDLSSMSSGLNWDESYYSPFSITTRAYFDDNLRDIILGLKVVEEPGQSYKYLSGNTELLAMVLEKATGQTLSAYLSDNFWKPLGAENNALWQLDSEKYGMEKAYCCVAGNARDFARFGKLYKDHGKWNGKQLLDSAFIARSVTPRFPDTPQYGYGFWLSNYKNKDIFYMRGHLGQYVIVIPEDDLIIVRLGHRKAKRTGDDPHSSDFYTYIDEAFTMLNQT
- a CDS encoding methylated-DNA--[protein]-cysteine S-methyltransferase → MMTVHIKTPLGPARIRGDENGIASVSALNTEDITYDEVIPEVLEDCAYQLREYFEGKRQEFDLKLNPEGSDFQKRVWDELLKIPYGKTTSYLELSKKLGDVKAIRAVAGANGKNPLWVIVPCHRVIGSDGSMTGYGAGIWRKKWLLEHESPYKQQSLF
- a CDS encoding DUF3667 domain-containing protein; translation: MKKRKHLPYCLNCRTELTEKDNYCPVCGQENLDRKVPLGIFMADFFSNYLSFDSTFFRTVPVFLFRPGKLTNTYNEGKRRAYLNPIRLYLVMSLFYFFAVSLIVPRNFFDQVMAGDYMGAFLDESMQQSEIRNSLSAQEQMELDSVIRLTKENNLNIVYNLDSITGKMADTASGKLGWKELKLMAQDPLVSDSTFAGVMKKNELKVFDFLDMKQQRNFVANSNLFMVGFARNLPVMMLFLLPFFALILKLLYIRRPWYYVEHLIHGLHVHCFAYLIYGIAIVLIYFKLGNAWWIGTISFLAVSLYTFVSVLKVYRQGWFKALIKFNILGFTYFFLFWIALIYELYISLLVL
- the hemB gene encoding porphobilinogen synthase, encoding MYPLKRNRRLRTNESIRSLVRETIITPNDFLAPLFVTEGSNVKEEIASMPGYYRYSLDLLEQEIRELWKLGLKSVLLFVKVPENLKDNKGSEAVNPDGLMQRAIKTVKDTVPEMLVMTDVALDPYSSCGHDGIVENGRILNDESVDALTEMSLSHAQAGADFVAPSDMMDGRILSIREALEEEGYTDTGIMSYSAKYASAFYGPFRDALDSAPVDRKDVPKNKKTYQMDYGNRIEALRETEMDIDEGADIVMVKPGLCYLDIVRDIKNEFDVPVAVYQVSGEYAMIKAAAEKGWLDHDAVILEQLTAIKRAGADIIASYFAKDAVKLLNR
- the hemF gene encoding oxygen-dependent coproporphyrinogen oxidase, whose protein sequence is MKQKFFHYIQELQDTITSQLEQADGKAKFREDLWDRPGGGGGRTRVIENGDVFEKGGVNISRVFGKLPETMQNYFGVEGADFFACGLSLVLHPRNPFVPTVHANWRYFEMYDKDGNVADCWFGGGQDLTPYYLFDEDAGHFHQVCKSACDKHDPSFYNDFKKKCDNYFWNTHRNEARGVGGLFFDYCKPSEKMAVEDWYGFVTEVGNSFLEAYLPIVLRRKDLPYSEEHRNWQEIRRGRYVEFNLVHDKGTLFGLKTNGRIESILMSLPPRVQWVYDHHPEKGSEEEKLLHVLKAPKSWV
- a CDS encoding endonuclease, translated to MFFKKKPAQDLYTVGFYNLENLFDIRNDPETLDDDFTPESVLRWTKKRYRNKLFKLGRAISDIGYKTSRRPPVLVGLAEVENRQVIEALLESRRLKDKGYKLVHYDSPDERGIDTALIYQSRHFEVTASEAVPLLVDNPDGQRDYTRDILHVTGLLNNQRIHLLVNHWPSRRDGDEDTAYKRVAAAGVVHEIMDKVKREEEAPAFIIMGDFNDNPFSKSVKEHLLSPDLYNPMERLHSHDRGSANYNFKWSLFDQILFSRDFFVEKKGTHSFAHADIFDKRFLREWSGKFKGTPFRTYAGRRYFGGYSDHFPVYVQLKLNV
- a CDS encoding CNNM domain-containing protein, whose amino-acid sequence is MALLIFYATISIFFSFLCSVLEAVLLSVNPTFINLKKQEGKSYANNLEALKNDVDKPLIAILTLNTVAHTVGAILVGVQAEKTFGSGNNAVGIVSAIMTVLILVVSEIIPKTIGATFWKQLANFTSKALNIIIFPLHYTGILWTLRLATRLIGGKHTHESVFSREDFSAMTDIAEKEGVFDESESKVIKNLLQFDEVQAKDIMTPRTVIKTASEDLTIEEFFKNNPKLRFSRIPIYKGNPDNITGFILKDEVMEEIINGNGNMKLADIRRNILVIQRSLPIPKLFESFIVQRDHIALIVDEYGSVSGLVTMEDVIETLLGLEIVDESDNVENLQVLARRNWQLRAKRLGIINDKDEEP